The following are encoded together in the Blautia obeum ATCC 29174 genome:
- a CDS encoding lysozyme family protein, which yields MKLRHLFFACSGVFVMMFSLLLLVVIVFSDEEDGGSGGNLIYGGVSVSQEVLAHKPMLEKYAREYGIEEYLNVLLAIIQVESGGTLEDVMQSSESLGLPPNSLSTEESIKQGCKYFSELLAAAETKGCDLNSVIQSYNYGGGFLDYVAGRGKKYTFELAESFAREKSSGKKVTYTNPVAVEKNGGWRYSYGNMFYVLLVSQYLTVAQFDDETVQAIMEEALKYEGWTYVYGGDSPSTSFDCSGLVQWCYGKAGIALPRTAQEQYNVTQHIPLSEAKAGDLVFFHSTYNAGTYITHVGLYVGNNRMYHAGNPIGYADLTGSYWQQHLAGAGRIKQ from the coding sequence ATGAAGTTAAGACACCTTTTCTTCGCCTGTTCCGGCGTGTTTGTGATGATGTTCTCCCTGCTCCTTTTGGTGGTGATTGTCTTCTCGGATGAGGAAGACGGAGGAAGCGGCGGAAACCTTATCTATGGGGGCGTGAGCGTATCACAGGAAGTCCTCGCCCATAAGCCTATGCTGGAAAAGTATGCAAGGGAATATGGCATAGAGGAATACTTAAATGTGCTGCTCGCCATCATTCAGGTGGAATCTGGCGGCACGCTGGAAGACGTTATGCAGTCCTCGGAATCTCTGGGGCTTCCCCCAAACTCCCTTAGTACAGAGGAATCCATCAAGCAGGGCTGCAAATATTTTTCGGAATTGCTCGCAGCGGCAGAAACAAAGGGCTGTGATTTAAACAGTGTGATTCAGTCCTACAACTACGGCGGCGGTTTCCTAGACTATGTGGCAGGACGTGGAAAAAAATACACCTTTGAACTGGCAGAGAGCTTCGCAAGAGAAAAATCCAGCGGAAAGAAAGTCACCTACACCAACCCTGTTGCGGTAGAGAAAAACGGGGGCTGGCGGTATTCCTACGGAAATATGTTCTATGTCCTCTTGGTATCGCAATACCTGACCGTGGCACAGTTTGATGATGAAACGGTACAGGCTATCATGGAGGAAGCCTTAAAGTATGAGGGCTGGACGTATGTGTACGGGGGCGATTCCCCCTCCACTTCCTTTGACTGTTCTGGACTGGTGCAGTGGTGCTATGGCAAGGCAGGAATCGCCCTGCCACGGACAGCACAGGAACAGTACAATGTGACGCAGCATATCCCCCTGTCCGAAGCAAAAGCAGGGGATTTGGTCTTTTTCCACTCCACCTACAACGCCGGAACCTACATCACCCATGTGGGGCTGTATGTGGGAAATAACCGGATGTACCATGCCGGAAATCCCATTGGCTACGCAGACCTGACAGGCTCTTACTGGCAACAGCACCTTGCCGGAGCCGGACGAATCAAACAATAA
- a CDS encoding CD3337/EF1877 family mobilome membrane protein: MVIHRTSNRQQFTVPYHTKKGLSWKMAGKVIGRVLLALLLILLLLAVFGTAAHAAGLVDDTVDAANEYSKYPLDNYQLDFYVDSGWDWLPWNWLDGIGKQVMYGLYAITNFIWTISLYLSNATGYLIQEAYSLDFISSTADSIGKNMQTLAGVTTGGLSSEGFYIGFLLILILVVGIYVAYTGLIKRETTKAIHAVVNFVVVFVLSAAFIAYAPDYIGKINEFSADISNASLTLGTKIVLPNSESQGKDSVDLIRDSLFSIQVKQPWLLLQYGNSDVESIGSDRVESLLSTSPDENNGQDREEIVVEEIEDRENTNLTITKTINRLGTVFFLFIFNIGISIFVFLLTGIMIFSQVLFIIYAMFLPVSFLLSMVPSFEGMSKRAITKLFNTILTRAGITLIITVAFSISTMLYNLSGEYPFFLTAFLQIVTFAGIYFKLGDLMGMFSLQSGDSQSMGSRIMRRPRMLMHAHMHRLQHKLGRSVAALGAGTAAYHAGKQAGSDQRTASHSGSSKRTQADHSRPDGQAAPEKESAWKRAGSAVGAVADAKDKIADTAGQLREQAKDLPVNAKYALYHGKTQVSEGVRDFTSSVTQTRTARTEQRNAQAESRRQTIAERRAELEQAKQPQMTASESPKGAAPVHERPVTAKQTEDFRNRADTAHTEKPAMQPASPSIRERGQVPYGGTVAERSSVPVVKAASIHHEQTPPVRAERQIVPPASPDKPDERQKVAPTVTPTAPRPARPVQNDTAPVIPERKRITPAVKESNFTIRRTTARKEWTKTVTAASKQKKGEKP, from the coding sequence ATGGTGATACATAGAACTTCCAACCGACAGCAATTCACAGTTCCTTATCACACAAAAAAGGGCTTGTCTTGGAAAATGGCAGGAAAAGTGATTGGCAGGGTGCTTCTGGCACTCCTGCTCATCCTCCTGCTGCTTGCAGTCTTCGGCACAGCCGCCCACGCTGCCGGACTGGTGGATGATACGGTGGACGCTGCCAACGAATACAGCAAATACCCTCTGGACAACTACCAGCTTGATTTTTATGTGGACAGCGGATGGGACTGGCTCCCGTGGAACTGGCTGGACGGTATCGGAAAACAGGTGATGTACGGGCTGTATGCCATTACAAATTTTATCTGGACAATCAGCCTGTACCTTTCCAACGCCACGGGGTATCTGATTCAGGAAGCCTACTCGCTGGACTTCATTTCCTCTACGGCGGATTCTATCGGAAAAAATATGCAGACCCTTGCAGGCGTTACCACAGGCGGCTTGTCCTCGGAGGGATTTTATATCGGGTTCCTGCTGATTCTCATTCTGGTGGTGGGGATTTACGTTGCCTACACAGGGCTTATCAAACGGGAAACCACAAAAGCCATCCATGCTGTTGTCAATTTCGTGGTGGTGTTCGTGCTGTCCGCTGCCTTTATCGCCTATGCCCCTGATTATATCGGGAAAATCAATGAATTTTCCGCAGACATCAGCAATGCCAGCCTGACCCTTGGTACAAAGATTGTGCTGCCGAACTCGGAAAGTCAAGGAAAAGACAGCGTGGATTTGATACGGGACAGCCTGTTTTCCATTCAGGTCAAGCAGCCGTGGCTCCTGCTGCAATACGGCAACTCGGATGTGGAAAGCATTGGGTCTGACCGTGTGGAAAGCCTGCTATCAACCAGCCCAGACGAAAACAACGGGCAGGACAGGGAAGAAATCGTGGTGGAGGAAATCGAAGACAGGGAAAACACCAACCTTACCATCACAAAGACCATCAACCGCTTGGGAACCGTCTTCTTCCTATTTATCTTTAATATCGGTATCTCCATTTTTGTATTCCTGCTCACAGGGATAATGATTTTCTCACAGGTGCTTTTTATCATCTACGCCATGTTCCTGCCTGTGAGCTTCCTCCTCAGCATGGTTCCCTCTTTTGAGGGGATGTCAAAGCGTGCCATTACGAAACTGTTCAACACCATCCTTACCAGAGCCGGAATCACCCTGATTATCACGGTAGCGTTCAGTATTTCCACTATGCTCTACAACCTGTCTGGGGAATATCCGTTCTTCCTGACGGCGTTTTTGCAGATAGTGACCTTTGCCGGAATTTATTTCAAGCTGGGGGATTTGATGGGGATGTTCTCCTTACAGAGTGGGGATTCCCAAAGCATGGGGAGCCGTATCATGCGAAGACCCCGTATGCTCATGCACGCCCATATGCACCGTTTACAGCATAAGTTAGGACGTTCTGTGGCGGCTCTTGGGGCTGGAACGGCTGCATACCACGCAGGGAAACAGGCTGGCTCAGACCAGAGAACTGCTTCCCACTCCGGCTCTTCCAAACGGACACAGGCAGACCACAGCAGACCAGACGGGCAGGCAGCACCGGAAAAGGAATCCGCATGGAAACGGGCTGGCTCTGCGGTAGGTGCGGTGGCAGATGCCAAAGATAAGATAGCCGATACTGCCGGACAGCTTCGGGAGCAGGCAAAGGATTTGCCTGTCAATGCAAAGTACGCCCTTTACCACGGGAAAACACAGGTATCAGAGGGAGTACGGGATTTTACTTCCAGCGTGACCCAGACCCGAACTGCCAGAACCGAACAGCGGAACGCACAGGCAGAAAGCCGCAGACAGACCATTGCAGAACGCAGGGCGGAACTGGAACAGGCAAAACAGCCGCAAATGACAGCTTCCGAATCCCCCAAAGGGGCGGCTCCTGTCCATGAACGCCCTGTTACTGCAAAGCAGACAGAAGATTTCCGAAATCGTGCAGATACCGCTCATACAGAAAAACCAGCCATGCAGCCAGCTTCCCCATCCATCAGGGAACGGGGACAGGTTCCTTATGGGGGAACTGTGGCAGAACGGTCTTCGGTTCCGGTGGTAAAGGCTGCTTCCATCCACCATGAACAGACACCGCCTGTAAGGGCAGAACGCCAGATAGTCCCTCCGGCTTCCCCAGACAAACCAGATGAAAGACAAAAGGTGGCTCCCACTGTTACACCGACTGCTCCCCGTCCGGCAAGACCTGTCCAAAATGATACGGCTCCTGTGATACCGGAAAGAAAACGGATTACCCCTGCGGTAAAAGAATCTAACTTTACCATCCGGCGTACCACCGCCAGAAAGGAGTGGACAAAAACGGTAACAGCGGCTTCCAAACAGAAGAAAGGGGAGAAACCATGA